Proteins encoded in a region of the Candidatus Macondimonas diazotrophica genome:
- the mtgA gene encoding monofunctional biosynthetic peptidoglycan transglycosylase codes for MVWAVVFAALGLTIVPILALRVLPPPISAFMVHQLVRNVAAGERVWPEYRWVPAERISPHLALAVVAAEDQRFPSHFGLDLKAIRQALDHNARGGRVRGASTITQQTAKNLFLWRGRDWLRKGVEAWLAVWMELLLPKARILELYLNLAQFGDHLYGAEAASQRYFGVSAARLNPAQAALLAAVLPNPVRYRVDAPSSSVRQRQLWILRQMRQLGPDYLAAL; via the coding sequence ATGGTTTGGGCCGTCGTGTTCGCGGCGCTGGGTTTGACCATCGTGCCCATCCTGGCGTTGCGTGTGCTGCCGCCACCGATCAGTGCCTTCATGGTGCACCAACTGGTGCGCAATGTGGCAGCGGGCGAACGCGTGTGGCCGGAGTACCGCTGGGTTCCGGCTGAGCGGATCTCCCCCCATCTCGCGCTGGCGGTGGTGGCGGCCGAGGACCAGCGCTTTCCCAGCCATTTCGGACTGGATCTGAAGGCGATTCGCCAGGCGCTCGATCACAACGCCCGCGGTGGCCGCGTGCGTGGGGCCAGCACGATTACGCAGCAGACGGCCAAGAATCTGTTTCTCTGGCGGGGGCGGGACTGGTTGCGCAAGGGCGTCGAGGCTTGGCTCGCGGTGTGGATGGAGCTGTTGCTGCCCAAGGCGCGCATTTTGGAGCTGTATCTCAATCTCGCGCAGTTCGGTGACCATCTGTATGGCGCCGAAGCCGCCAGCCAGCGTTACTTCGGGGTTTCCGCCGCGCGGCTGAATCCGGCCCAGGCAGCACTTCTGGCGGCAGTGCTGCCCAACCCCGTCCGCTACCGGGTCGATGCGCCATCGTCGAGTGTGCGCCAGCGTCAGCTGTGGATTCTCAGGCAGATGCGCCAACTCGGCCCGGATTATCTGGCGGCGCTGTAA